The genomic DNA ACCGCCGTTCGAGCGCCAGTTCCACCAGCCGGGTCACGAGTTCGCTGTAGGTCAATCCCGCCGCCTCGAAGAGTTTGGGATACATGCTCGTGGTCGTGAAGCCGGGCATGGTGTTGACCTCGTTGAGAAACAGCTCGCCCGTCTCCTCGACGTAGAAGAAGTCCACCCGCGCGAGCCCGGCACCGTCGAGGGCGCGGAAGGCGGTCAGCGCGAGGCTGCGGACCCGCTCGGCGACCTCGGGCGGCAGGGGCGCGGGAATGTGCATGGTCGCGCGGCCCTCGGTGTACTTCGTCTCGTAGTCGTAGAACTCGGCGCTAAAGCGCAGCTCGCCCACCGGGCTGGCGAGGGGCGCGTCGTTGCCGAGGATGCCGACCTCCACCTCGCGGGGCTTGTGGGCGGTCATCGCCTCCAGAATGACCCGGCGGTCGAGGCTGAAGGCGAGGTCGAGCGCCCCCTGAAGCTCCCCGGGGCGGGAGACCTTGGAGATGCCCACGCTCGACCCCAGGTTGGCGGGCTTCACGAAGAGGGGAAAGCCCAGTTCGTGGGCGCGGGCCTCCACCTCACCGGGGCGTTCCTGCCACTCGCGGCGCACGGCGAGCCTCCACGCGACCTGCGGGATGCCCGCCGAGGCAAGGACCTGTTTGGTCATCACCTTGTCCATGCTGACCGCCGAGCCCAGCACCCCCGAGCCCACGAAGGGGATTCCGGCGAGCGTCAGCAGCCCCTGGATGGTGCCGTCCTCGCCCATCGGGCCGTGGAGGAGGGGAAACACGGCGTCGTAGCCCTCGGCGCTCGCGGCGCGGTGCAGCACGAGGTCGCCGCCGCCCTGGGCGCGGCCCGTCTCCAGCGCCCGCGCGGTCTCGGTGGGCGGCAGCCAGCGGCCCTGGGGGCTGATCACCACCGGGGTCACGTCGAACTGGTCGCGGGGCAGCGCCGCGA from Deinococcus aestuarii includes the following:
- a CDS encoding D-alanine--D-alanine ligase family protein, encoding MKRRILLLAGGQSGEHEVSLMSARSVLAALPRDQFDVTPVVISPQGRWLPPTETARALETGRAQGGGDLVLHRAASAEGYDAVFPLLHGPMGEDGTIQGLLTLAGIPFVGSGVLGSAVSMDKVMTKQVLASAGIPQVAWRLAVRREWQERPGEVEARAHELGFPLFVKPANLGSSVGISKVSRPGELQGALDLAFSLDRRVILEAMTAHKPREVEVGILGNDAPLASPVGELRFSAEFYDYETKYTEGRATMHIPAPLPPEVAERVRSLALTAFRALDGAGLARVDFFYVEETGELFLNEVNTMPGFTTTSMYPKLFEAAGLTYSELVTRLVELALERR